aaaaaaaattttaagcctTTGCTTTGaagaataaatttatttcattgtgaTTGGGTTTTATGTATgaaatacttaatattttaggTAAGAAATTGCTCTTTCCACAGTATAGTTTCTTTATATCATTTCTGTTACATAgtacttttttgtttaaaatgccCTTTGGATTTATGTAAAATAATcatgtttttattactttcagATCACTTTTTAATTCGGGCCTCTGCAGCTCTAGAAAAATTGAAACTCTTGTGTGGAGAAGAGCAAGAATGTTCAAATCCATCAAATCTTTTGGAACTGTACACACAGGTACTAACACAAACGTGATGTCTGGCTTTACTGAGGGTGTGTTTACTGCACACATTCATGTGGACGTGGAGACTTGTGGACTTGTGTGTATTcacgtggagatcagaggttgatgtcaggcaTTTTCTTCAGTCACGCTCcatcttgatttttgagacaaggtctcccgtTGAACCGTAACTTATGGATTCAACTGGGccagctggccagccagtgagtgCCAGAGAAGTACTTTcttagcctccccagtgctgggattacaggtgcccaATGCCAGGCTCAGcttcttacatgggtgctgaggatctaaactcaggtcctaatgTTCACATCAAATACTTCATTGACTGAGCCGTCTTTCTCAGTCCCTGAACTCTGACATTTTGATATCAGATTGATTATTTAAATGCTAGGCTTCCAAAggttatatacataaataaaataaaattttatttataaacaagtttataaataaaatcaaattaattgTAAAGCATTGAATtttgctaaaaagaaaaagaaactgcagTTTGAAAGGAGTAAGATTCATTAGATACGTAAAGAAAAATACtgctattaaaataattattgataaCTAATCAGAATACTAGAAATTAATGCCTAATTTTCTTCCCTGGAATTCACCTTTTCTTAGGATGATTCTCACAGTAAACATGATTGCTGTGCTGTCATCATATGCATTCGTGACATTTTCCTGTTactttttgctttctgtcttagtttgggtttctattgctgtgaagagttaCCCTGACCACAACaacttttgtaaaagaaaaacatttaattggggtggcttacagtttcagaggtttagtccattattgccatggcaggacatggtggcatgcaggcagacatggtattggAGAAGCTGAGAGACCTACACCGCTGGCAACATGAAGTAGTCTGAggactgggcatggcttgagcacatatgagaaCTCAAAgtctacctccacagtgacacacttcttccaacaaggccacacctactgtaacaaagtcacacctcctaagagtaCCACTCCCTATTggggccattttatttcaaacaacCACATCTTCCTTTTGGGTGGTATATACTTTCTTGGTCTTTCCACACAAGCTGACATCTGAATGAACTGTATGCCATTATAGTAATTGATACTTAAATAGCACTTTATAGTTGGCAAAGTGCTTTCGTATGCCCTTTCTTGATTGCTAAGAGAGTAAAGATAAAGTAGTTATGAAAAATGGAGGACTTGGTTAAGTTTGGAAAGAGCACATTTGTAGCACTGTGCTTCTTCAATAGGAGGTACATATGAGTGTTACTGCCTCCAGCATGACTGACTTAGCCTATAGTAGCTAAACCCTAAGAATTAACTTGGAAGTCTCTAGCTCTTCAGAAAACTTTTCACTCTTGTCTGCTATGGTGAGTATTCTGCTTGTCTTTCACATGAGGATCCTCTAAATACTGAACTTCCCCCAATACAGCAGAATATCTAGGGATACAGACTTAGATTTCCCATGCCTTGAACTCTGCTCATGACTCTGATTCCTTAGCTTCCTCTGTAAGATGCTCGTGGCTCTGAATCAAGATTGTAAGAAGCTGATCTCTCTGCCCTTGGGGATAAGGCTTAGGCCTTATTACTTAGGTATCACAAATTGTGCTTGTAGTGTTTCATGTGTTTTACATATTCATTTTACTCTTAAAGAAAGGAACTTTGAAAGGTATTGGCTTGTCCATGGTTAGTTTTGTGACCAGTAGAAAAACTACCACTGTAACCCAGTTTCCAGCAGATTAAAATAAGTAAGAAGACTAAGGAGTTTTAAGGTCTTAACAGGCTGCTGGGGACTCAGTGTTAGAATTGCACACATTGATGGCATACTTCATTTATTTGGTGGCAGGGTGTATGCTCTCAAATACTGGCTGTATATTTGGGAACACAAATCCCCCAAAGATTCAGCATTAAAAAGTAGAATTAGACTATAAAACTTCAGGCATTTATAAATTATCCGGGAGTTATACAGATATGAGCAGCAAATAATAATTgattatattttcataattatgACATGTTAATTGAAACATGAATCTTCATTTACTTCTTGAAACAGTAATCCTTTTGGTGCCTGAACATTTTGCTTCCTTTCAAATTTAAATACAGTGCTGACATGGTTGAGTGTCTAATAAAGGCTAAACACTTTGCTATCCTGTAAAGTTTCATCTCTTACAtatacttttttttgttgttttaaggcCATATTAGACATGACATATTTTGAGGAGAATAAGCTAGTAGATGAAGATTTTCCTGAAGACTCTTCTCCCCAGAAAGTAAAAGAGcttctcagttttctttcagAACCAGAAATTTTagttaaagaaaacaatatgCATCCCAAGGTAAGTGCTGTGTACATGCAGATTATAACAGAACATTGTCACATTGTCTTGCCGCCGTTCtgcccttttgtttgtttttgtttttcaagacaggatttctctgtgtggctttggtatGCTCTTTAGACTATATTTTTGATGCTTGTGAATGTATCCTTGTTTTAAGTTAAGATTAAAAGAAAGAGGTTTGCTGAGCTTCGATTCACATGCTTTATtcctatcacttgggaggcagaggcaaggggatctgtgagtttgaggccagcctggcctacatagtgagttccaggccagccaagactattTAGGAAGATCTTGTTTCAAAGTGTAcggggaagccgggcggtggtggtgcacgcctttaatcccagcaattgggaggcagagtcaggtgggtctctgtgagttcgagaccagcctggtctacaagagctagttccaggacaggctccaaaaccacagagaaactctgtctcatttaaaaaaaaaaacaaagtggatgGGGATTGGGGGAGAGGAGGTTAATACTCTAGACCATGATCAGAAAAGTGTATTTTATGAACTACTTTCAGAATATTTATATAATGGAATTTTAATTGTATTGCATACAGAATCCTTTTCTAATACAGATATTTCCTTGTCGCCTTTACTTTTGCAAGCACTGTTTTTTGACAGTCATAAAATCTAATTGTctttattgcctttttttttctttagagttttgagacagagtctcactgtgtaatactggctgcccttgaactctgtagactaggctggccttagactcacggaaatccacctgcctccacctcttaagtACTGGAATAAAaaccatgtgccaccacgcccagtccTTACTGTCTGTTTAAATCCTGACCCTGGTGAACATTGCCGCCTTTCTTACTGGCACTGATCCTTTGTCTCCTACATGTTCTTTTCGCCATCTTTAGAAGTTTTTGCTTGCTCTTTGCCAgaactctcctcttcttcattgTAGAGACAGGCATTGCCCAAGGATGTCTCCTTCATGCTTTGATGTCTCTGATCTGTCTCTAATGTCCTGTCACATGCTTTGTTAACAGCCTTCTCTAGTTGGCCTTATGTATCTAGGTATCTAGTCCTGGGTTattctcccccccttttttaaacatgtatttgtGGGTACAATGTGtgcatgcttatgtgtgtgccacagtacacatatggaggtcagaggacaacttgcaggagtcagttttcttcttccaccatatgGGCTCTGTGATTGAATTCAGGTTTCAAGTCATGGCAACAAGTAccattacctgctgagccttcttgctGGCCCTGCTGGATACTATTTCAAGTAAATGATTTCTTGTATTTATGTGCCTGTTGACCATCTATCTAAATACCTTCTTGGCTTTATGTATTCATTAGGACAGGCGTTCTGGTAGAGCAATAACCCCAAGATTTAAAGGCCATACCACTATAAACATTTTggtttatttaagttattttttcatatatagcTTTTCATTATTCTAGCAAATTAATTCTTATTCTTTTCTGTAGTTCCTATTTCTTTCTAGAAAAATAGATATTATCTTGACTCAAAGTCTTCCTAAAAAGGGTATCTTTTTAATGAGAATGGATTTTGCATTTTTCCAAGTAATAGTAGAGGAATTTTCTACTATCATATTTcaacttaatttttaatactACTTGAAATTAAAGAGTTATTTTGCTGTATATATACCAACAGATGACAATATTTCTACTTAATTCAAGCATAAGCATTTCTCTGTAACCTAATCTGGACACATTCTGTGAAATGAGAATGCTTTTAGttgcttaattttctttagaAGTTTGATTTTGTAAATGTATGGCTTTGTTTGTGGATATgccttttgtgtttcttttcagcTGTGCGATTTGCTTGGGGATGAGCTACTGGAATGCCTCTCTTGGAGACGAGGAGCCCTGTTATATATGTACTGTCACTCTCTAACTAAGAGAAGGGAGTGGCTTCTGAGAAAATCTAACTTGCTCCAGAAGGTAAGAAACaatttcatttatgattttgatTGTTAGCTTTACAGACTTTAGAACATTTTATAATAATAGTACTGAAATCAGAGATTCTGGGCTAGTAGACCTACATTTTATAATAACAGTACTGAAATCAGAGGTTCTGGGCTAATAGACCTACATTTTATAATAACAGTAGTGAAATCAGAGGTTCTGGGCTAGTAGACCTACATTTTAGGTTCACAGGCTGTGCTCTTGGGATTTCTGTAAAGACTAAGATGACACATGAAAGAACAGCATTTGGagacttgagttttatttttgtttgaatatAAGATAAAGCtgttaatttctaaatattttctttggtgaaagaagttttgttttgtgtgtctcTTTGTAAGCAAGGTAATTCTGAGAAGCCTGTAGGACCTTGCTCCTAAAACTATGACACTCTCTGTTCTAACAATTTTTATTCCAAAGACATGAATCTTAGTATTGTGTCACTAAGAATTCCAGCTCAGTCTAAATGTACCCATAGTTTGCATAGTCTTGGAAATGGGAAGCCATACTTTTAGGTAGAAAAAATTAGTTATATCTGAATCATAAAACGGGCTAAAATATAGTTcactatattttaatatatagttCAATGTAGGACACTTGTCTAGCATTCATGATGCCCTAGGTTAAGTACCAAgtactgcaaaacaaacaaaactccatatttatttttaaaggtttttttgaATTCATGTTTACAACATTCATCCTTtgataacatttttttaataacTGCATTGCTGCAGCTTATGGTTGTGATTGATAATTTCCTCCTTGTTCCATACTCATTATTTGGGAGGGTTTACTTATATTGCAACAGTCTCAGGGTGATAAGTCTTTATGCCACTGGAATATCATAGTAATTATATGTACTTCTGTATCGGTCCATTTATCCTTGAGTAAAGAATGAGGCAGAGAGTACTTGTTTATAGTTCCGTGCATAATGCTgtaatttatttgatttctttatttagtaCCTTGTTGATGGGATCAATTACTTGCTGCAGATGCTAAATTATCGATGCCCTATCCAGTTAAATGAAGGTGTTTCTTTCCAAGACCTAGACACAGCTAAATTACTGAGTACAGGTAAGGTGATTTCTTGTTAACATTTCTaagtaaagttttctttctttttttttttttaagattttagaaAGCTTGCTAACTACTCTCATTGAAATTTCATACAAGATTTAAAATGAATGCAAGaactacaattttttttcatataatgtaGAAAAACACTTAAAACATGTTTAGTTTTAGCTAGATGTATTGGCACAAGTCTTTATaaaaatcccagtactcaagaagcAAAGGCATAAGaaattgtgagttcaagatcagcttgttctgtatagtgagttccaggacagtcagagttacatagtaagatgtgagaagtgtgtgtgtgtgtgtgtaattttgcttttattcatgtgttcatgtgtgagtgaatttatgtgcatgtatgtaggtacccatggaggtcaaCAGGATGCAGAACCTGGAGTTAATTTAGAAGAGTTAATGTATcatgttacttttgttttgacAAGAACTAGATTTGGCTATTAATGTCATACTAGAAGTAAGTTTTAAAGGAGATAGACTTTTAGGGCTTTTTATGTGCTAATTGTACTTGATAGGTAGAAATTGCTTTACACATAGAAAATATAATGTGTATTCCTACTACTCCTGGTCTACATAGATCTCTTATTCTAAGTCTAATTTGTCTTTATAACAAATTAACATGCTTTGACCTTAAATAATTAATTGCAAAATTTCTGGGAATAATGTTAAAGGAATAGTCATCTTTTGATGGAAATTGTCCTGGTATTCTTTTTTCCTAGTGATACAAAGCAACTTGGATATCTTTAGCATCTGTGATAGTTTAGAATTCTATGGCCTACCAAACACATGATAATACATAAGACTGTTAGTGTACTCAAATATAAGATGTATTATAACAATATAGTTATATCACTGATCCTAGAGCATCCTTCAAAATAAACTTTGTGTTCATGGATGCAGTTCAGAAAATTTATGAGAGTTCTGAAGTTATGTACAGAATTTAGGCTATAATCTAGAAGGGTTCCACCAGTGAAATTAATTCTCAAAGAAGGTCCTAAAGAGGCCTCATAAAAATGTTAAGAATAACtaaatcattatttaaaatattatttgacaaTACTCTGCTTTGTTTGGGGAATTTCTTATCTAGGTAAAAGACACAGCATTGATTTAGTTAGAATTGTGCGAGTGATAGTGGGCTTTTCTGAGCATTAGTAAATGGTATGAAAAATGTTTATTGCTAAAGACATTATGAGTTTTTCAATAGCTGATGTTGCTTTCTATAAACTTAActctaatttcaaaataaatgaccTTCCCAGGAATATTTAGTGATATTCACGTGCTGGCTATGATGTACAGCGGAGAAATGTGCTACTGGGGATTAAAGCATTGCACAGATCTACAGTCAGAAAATAATGAAGTTGATACTGATGTTTTTGGAGCAAGTTGCACCACACACAAAGAGCCTTTGGATTTCCGAGAAGTAGGAGAAAAAATTTTGAAGAAGTATGTGTCGGTGTGTGAAGGACCTCTGAAGGAGCAGGAGTGGAGCACGGCGAATGCTAAGCAGATCCTGAGCTTCTTTCAGCAGCGCTGCAGCTAGGTGTGCTCTGTCCTCACTGCTTGGAAGAAGATGGGTGAGATGGAAAAGAAGGCTTCAGGAGAGGCGATGTCTACACTGATCCTAAGTATATACACTACGTAAAGATGCCCAGCATGGTACCCTTCTCTAATGCTATCACCATTCATTGTATAGTCCTAAATCTGTGAAAAAGTAGTCTCTCCCTTCTAAAATAGCATATATGTTATTCTAACTGAACTGAACTGCATACAATCCTGCCACTGGTGAGGAGGACCCCAGTTATATTTCACTGTGGTAAAATATTTGTAACACAAATCTGCATACTTCAAAgatgaaaatcagttttctccttgttTCAGATATATAGATCAGTATAAATGTAGGCAATTAAAAGATTATAACTATATTTAGATTTCATTTCCAG
Above is a window of Microtus pennsylvanicus isolate mMicPen1 chromosome 6, mMicPen1.hap1, whole genome shotgun sequence DNA encoding:
- the Rimoc1 gene encoding RAB7A-interacting MON1-CCZ1 complex subunit 1, producing the protein MAAAVSGVVRRVEELGDLAQAHIQHLSEAAGEDDHFLIRASAALEKLKLLCGEEQECSNPSNLLELYTQAILDMTYFEENKLVDEDFPEDSSPQKVKELLSFLSEPEILVKENNMHPKLCDLLGDELLECLSWRRGALLYMYCHSLTKRREWLLRKSNLLQKYLVDGINYLLQMLNYRCPIQLNEGVSFQDLDTAKLLSTGIFSDIHVLAMMYSGEMCYWGLKHCTDLQSENNEVDTDVFGASCTTHKEPLDFREVGEKILKKYVSVCEGPLKEQEWSTANAKQILSFFQQRCS